A stretch of Alligator mississippiensis isolate rAllMis1 chromosome 14, rAllMis1, whole genome shotgun sequence DNA encodes these proteins:
- the LOC102575145 gene encoding embryonic pepsinogen-like, whose amino-acid sequence MHMHTWIRLQRGRKMRQLLLEKGLLEDFLKHHHYDISTKYARSSGSQGVSEPLLNYLDTEYYGTIYIGTPPQEFSVVFDTGSSNLWLPSTNCKSAACQNHRRFDPSKSSTYHGTGTSISIQYGTGSMAGVVGYDTVLVSSFSNTNQQLALSTSEPGPIFFYSNFDGILGMAYPDQAADGLFPVFDNMMTKNVVQQPLFSVYLSQDQTGSVVILGGIDESYCTGPIHWIPVPYQSYWQISMDSIIVNGKVIACESGCQAIVDTGTSLLAGPAADVINLQKIIGATPGQHGQYNVNCNDIPSMPDVIFVIHGIQFPLPPSVYTEKFGQGDCTSSFQAMDTNLWILGGVFIREYYTIFDRENNRVGLAKSV is encoded by the exons GATACGTTTGCAGAGAGGGAGGAAGATGAGGCAACTCCTGCTGGAAAAGGGCTTGCTGGAAGACTTCCTGAAGCACCACCACTATGACATCAGCACCAAATATGCACGCTCGTCTGGTTCCCAGGGGGTCTCTGAGCCACTCTTGAACTACTTGGAT ACAGAGTACTATGGAACAATCTACATCGGGACCCCCCCTCAGGAGTTCAGCGTTGTATTTGATACCGGTTCATCCAACCTCTGGCTTCCCTCCACCAACTGCAAGAGTGCAGCCTGCC AAAATCACCGGAGGTTTGATCCGTCAAAATCTTCCACCTACCATGGCACAGGGACCAGCATATCCATTCAATATGGCACAGGCAGCATGGCCGGGGTTGTGGGATATGATACAGTGTTA GTCTCCTCCTTCAGCAACACCAACCAGCAGTTAGCACTGAGCACCAGTGAACCAGGACCCATTTTCTTCTACAGTAATTTTGATGGGATCCTGGGCATGGCTTATCCAGATCAAGCTGCTGATGGGCTTTTTCCTGTCTTTGATAACATGATGACCAAGAACGTGGTGCAGCAGCCCTTGTTTTCAGTGTACCTCAGTCA AGACCAAACTGGTAGTGTGGTCATTTTGGGGGGAATTGATGAATCTTACTGTACTGGCCCTATCCACTGGATCCCTGTCCCTTACCAGAGCTATTGGCAGATCTCAATGGACAG CATCATTGTGAACGGCAAGGTGATCGCCTGTGAATCTGGCTGCCAAGCTATTGTTGATACCGGCACTTCTCTCTTGGCTGGGCCTGCAGCAGATGTCATCAACCTACAGAAAATCATTGGAGCtactccaggacagcatgggcAG TATAATGTCAACTGCAATGACATTCCCAGCATGCCTGATGTCATCTTTGTAATCCATGGGatccagttccctctgcctccttcAGTCTACACTGAGAAG TTTGGTCAAGGAGATTGCACTAGCAGTTTTCAAGCAATGGATACGAACCTGTGGATCTTGGGAGGTGTATTTATAAGGGAGTACTACACCATCTTTGACAGGGAAAACAACAGGGTTGGTCTGGCCAAGTCTGTTTAA